GGTCACCAGCGTTATCTCACACGCATGTTTGAGCAAGCCCGCAATAAAATACCGCGCCGTATCCGACAGATGGTATTCGCCTTCAGCGTCGTAAAACGCGTTAGCCTCTCCCTTAAACAGCGACATATTCGTATGCATACCATTGCCATTGACGCCAAAAAGAGGCTTGGGCATAAACGTTGCCCAAACGCCGTGTTTCACGGCAATCTCCTTCACCACCAAACGGTAGGTCATCGCATTGTCCGCCATCGTCAGCGCATCGGTATAAAGCAAATCGATCTCGTGTTGACTCGGCGCATCCTCGTGATGGCTGGACGCCACCTCAATCCCCATCTTCTCCAGAGTCAAAACCGTATCCCGGCGCAAATCACTCGCCACATCCAGAGACGTCTGATCAAAATATCCACCCTCATCCAAACCCTTGAGAGGAACCTCGGGTTTTTCAAAATAGAAAAACTCCATCTCTGGACTGACGTAAAACGCAAAACCCATATCGCCTGCACGTCTCAAATTCTTTTTCAGCACCCAGCGCGGATCTCCCCGATATGGATTTCCCCCCGGCTGGAGAATATCGCAAAACATACGCGCAACCGTACCGCCTTCTTGCGGACGAAAAGGCAGCACCTGAAAAGTATTGGGATCGGGCATAGCGATCATATCGCTCTCGTCGATGCGCGCAAAACCCTCTACGGACGACCCATCAAAACCGATCCCCTCTGTCAAAGCACCATCGAGTTGCTCAACGGGAATGGCGACACTCTTTAGAAAACCCAAAATATCCGTAAACCAGAGCCTGACAAATTTGACCCCGTGTTCTGACGCGGCATTCAGCACGTATTCGCGGCTTC
The sequence above is a segment of the Gemmatimonadota bacterium genome. Coding sequences within it:
- a CDS encoding glutamine synthetase family protein, which gives rise to MNEGSREYVLNAASEHGVKFVRLWFTDILGFLKSVAIPVEQLDGALTEGIGFDGSSVEGFARIDESDMIAMPDPNTFQVLPFRPQEGGTVARMFCDILQPGGNPYRGDPRWVLKKNLRRAGDMGFAFYVSPEMEFFYFEKPEVPLKGLDEGGYFDQTSLDVASDLRRDTVLTLEKMGIEVASSHHEDAPSQHEIDLLYTDALTMADNAMTYRLVVKEIAVKHGVWATFMPKPLFGVNGNGMHTNMSLFKGEANAFYDAEGEYHLSDTARYFIAGLLKHACEITLVTNQWVNSYKRLVPGYEAPLYTTWSVVNRSDLVRVPAYSLDKESTTRIEYRSPDPACNPYLAFAIMLAAGLEGVEKRYEVPPPMEKNVAEMSSAERERAGIKTLPLDLSQAIDLAERSDLLRNALGDHIFEKFIANKKIEWANYRAQVTGYELDQHLKIL